In the genome of bacterium, the window TTATTGAAAAACATCCAAGGCTGAGGGGGAATGCCCTGGTTTCTCCGGGTTAAAGAGTGAAGGTCATAAAATATCCGCAGGTCACTCAGGTCTCTGGTGAATCTCACCTCCACCCCGGCCTTCTGCGCTTTACGTAGGGCCGTGCGAACTTCGGGGGTCAAGCCGTTCCACAGCGCGCCGGGCAACGGGGTGAGAGGGAGTTCATGTTGCCATACACGTTCAAATGCCGGAGCGGATGCCTGCCAATGCATTTCATTGCGTGTTTCCAGATATTGCCAGCCCCGTCGTCTGCCCTCATCATAAAGCTGGATAAAAACCGATTCCTGATCTTTTTCGGGGAGGATCCATTGGCAGTAATCAGAAAACGGGAGGGAGACACCCCGTCGGGCCGTCGCCCAGCTTTGCGCCTGCATCAGGGGAATGAGCACATCAAACAATTGGTCACAGGTTCGTGTAAAACAGACTGGCGCGAACCCATAGCTCTCCACGAGGGTTTTAATCCAGGCCCTGCTGTGAAACACACATGTGCTTCCGCTGGACAATACGCGCTCATCCCAAGCCAGTTCATTCAGGGGATTAAGCGGCTTTAAAGGGGTTAGGCTCACGGTGGATTAAGGAGGGAGTGGATTCATACAGAAGTAACGGGTTCCGGGTTGCCGCCCATTCCGTTACCCCATTCGCCACCCGGGAAATCTGATCGTGAGTTAACTCCGGATACATGGGCAGGGAGAGTTGCTCGCGTGCACACCGTTCGGCAATCGGAAAACTTCCTTCACCCCAGCCCAGAAACCGGTAGGCTTCCTGCAGGTGGAGCGGGATGGGATAATGGATCCCGCAGGTCACTCCCTGTCGATCCATGTGCTGGATCAATTCGTCCCGGTGGCGTGTCCGGATCGTATAGATATGGTAGACATGTTTGGCATCGCTCGCCGCAACGGGGCGGATAATTCCCGGAATGCCGGCAAACAAGGATTCATAATGCTCGGCATGTTGCCGTCGTTTTTCATTGGCCGTCTTGAGGTGCTTGAGTTTGACGCTGAGGATCGCGCCCTGGATCCCGTCCATGCGGCAGTTCCAGCCAATGATGCTGTGGATGTATTTCTGAGGCTGGCCATGCTCACGAAGCAACCGTATCCGCTGGGCGAGGGTGGGGTCATTGGTTACGACCGCTCCTGCTTCCCCGTAGGCTCCCAGGTTTTTTCCAGGATAGAAGCTGAAGCAGCCGGCATTCCCGATAGAACCGGCCGGGCGCCCCCGGTATTCCGCGCCATGCGCCTGGGAGGCATCTTCAACGACCCACAGCCCATGTCGCCGGGCAATGGCCATGATGGAGTCCATATCCGCCATCTGGCCGTATAAATGAACAGGAATAATCGCCTTGGTTTTGGAGGTGATCGCCGCTTCAATACGGGTTGGATCCATCAGGTAGGTTTGTTCATTGATGTCAATAAACACGGGACGCGCCCCGCACAGGCTGAGGGCTTCCGCGGTGGCCATAAAGGTGTTGGGGACGGTGATCACTTCGTCATCAGGCTTGATGCCGAGGGCCAGCAACGCCAGCCATAGTGCATCCGTCCCGTTTCCCACCCCTACGGCTTCAGCGCAATGACAGAATGCCGCAAATTCTTCTTCAAACGTTTTAACGAAGGGGCCGCTGGCAAATGCCGCGCTATTCAGCACCTCCTGTATGGCGGGATTAATCTCATCGCGTAATTGTGCGTATTGAGCCTTCAGGTCAAGAAACGGAATCTTATCCATAGTTTATGCCTCCATTTGTTTAAGAATATGAGCAGGATTGCCCGCCACGATCGTG includes:
- a CDS encoding GNAT family N-acetyltransferase; the encoded protein is MFHSRAWIKTLVESYGFAPVCFTRTCDQLFDVLIPLMQAQSWATARRGVSLPFSDYCQWILPEKDQESVFIQLYDEGRRRGWQYLETRNEMHWQASAPAFERVWQHELPLTPLPGALWNGLTPEVRTALRKAQKAGVEVRFTRDLSDLRIFYDLHSLTRRNQGIPPQPWMFFNNLYRNVIASGLGEIGIAHQKGVPLATALYLYFGHSALYKYGASDPHLLPFRGNNALMWEAISRCAQNGFTQFSLGRTDLANEGLRRFKLGWGCRESSLDYFRYDYRLGTFLTKPGNPPQWPHRIVRNSPIPLVQLIGKLLYPHRS
- a CDS encoding DegT/DnrJ/EryC1/StrS family aminotransferase, whose translation is MDKIPFLDLKAQYAQLRDEINPAIQEVLNSAAFASGPFVKTFEEEFAAFCHCAEAVGVGNGTDALWLALLALGIKPDDEVITVPNTFMATAEALSLCGARPVFIDINEQTYLMDPTRIEAAITSKTKAIIPVHLYGQMADMDSIMAIARRHGLWVVEDASQAHGAEYRGRPAGSIGNAGCFSFYPGKNLGAYGEAGAVVTNDPTLAQRIRLLREHGQPQKYIHSIIGWNCRMDGIQGAILSVKLKHLKTANEKRRQHAEHYESLFAGIPGIIRPVAASDAKHVYHIYTIRTRHRDELIQHMDRQGVTCGIHYPIPLHLQEAYRFLGWGEGSFPIAERCAREQLSLPMYPELTHDQISRVANGVTEWAATRNPLLLYESTPSLIHREPNPFKAA